A window of Chitinophaga sp. MM2321 contains these coding sequences:
- a CDS encoding FAD-dependent oxidoreductase, giving the protein MKVKRIVTALGCLLIVSSQLFAGAPKEVDVCIYGGTSAGVIAAYTAKKLNKTVLLIEPTKHLGGLTSGGLGYTDIGNKYAISGISRDFYRRIGTHYGKFEQWIFEPHVASETFAQYIKSAKVDVLYGHHITSAKKENGYITEITVEGNDAQVVRAKMFIDCSYEGDLMAKAGVPYTVGREANSDYNETYNGVQLRNKHQFPDGIDPYKTPGKPESGLVWGISPEKLDAQGSGDKKVQSYNFRICLTSDVANQVPITQPQDYDASRYELLLRVLDKTPAKDLWAFLKFDLMPNKKTDINNNGAFSTDMIGMNYNYPEADYATRKKIISDHESYTKGLLYFIGHDARMPQHLRQEMLKWGYPKDEYTDNGHWSPQLYVREVRRMIGDYVMTQANCEGKETVTDGVGMAAYTMDSHNCQRIVVNGMVKNEGDVQIGGFGPYPISYRSIIPKATDCKNLLVPVCLSATHIAYGSIRMEPVFMVLGQSAATAAVEAIEHHSSVQDVPIKKVRERLTSNPLADNSIPEILVDNDDAAHVTITGDWKKDKRGSYGPSMFTDNSKGSVAKSIRFSPEIIRNGTYHIYSYVPKVANLSGTTLVKIFDGKKVNEVKITADAIRVEGQTSGEWVDLGAYRLSKGQKAYVEVNNDKADGVVVADAMLFIAK; this is encoded by the coding sequence ATGAAAGTAAAAAGAATTGTAACAGCCCTGGGTTGTCTGCTAATAGTAAGCAGCCAGCTGTTTGCGGGCGCTCCGAAAGAAGTGGACGTTTGTATATATGGCGGGACTTCGGCAGGTGTAATAGCAGCTTACACCGCTAAGAAATTAAATAAAACGGTACTGCTGATAGAACCCACTAAACATCTGGGAGGGCTTACCTCCGGCGGTCTGGGATATACAGACATCGGCAACAAGTATGCGATCAGTGGTATCTCCAGGGATTTTTACCGCCGCATCGGTACCCACTACGGAAAGTTTGAACAATGGATTTTTGAACCACATGTAGCCTCCGAAACTTTTGCACAGTATATCAAATCGGCAAAAGTAGACGTGTTGTACGGTCATCATATCACTTCCGCTAAAAAGGAAAACGGCTACATCACGGAAATTACCGTGGAAGGTAACGATGCCCAGGTGGTACGCGCTAAAATGTTCATCGACTGTTCCTATGAGGGCGACCTGATGGCAAAAGCCGGCGTACCTTATACTGTGGGCCGCGAAGCCAACAGTGATTATAATGAAACCTACAACGGTGTACAGCTGAGAAACAAACACCAGTTTCCCGATGGCATAGATCCTTACAAAACACCCGGCAAACCGGAGAGCGGATTGGTATGGGGTATCAGCCCCGAAAAGCTGGATGCGCAGGGTAGCGGCGATAAAAAAGTGCAGTCCTATAATTTCAGGATCTGCTTAACCAGCGATGTTGCCAACCAGGTGCCGATCACACAGCCACAGGATTACGATGCTTCCCGCTACGAGTTATTGCTGCGCGTACTGGATAAAACACCGGCGAAAGATCTGTGGGCTTTTCTGAAGTTTGATCTGATGCCCAACAAAAAAACGGATATCAACAACAACGGTGCTTTTTCAACAGATATGATCGGGATGAACTATAACTATCCGGAAGCAGATTATGCTACCCGTAAAAAGATCATCAGCGACCATGAAAGTTATACCAAAGGACTATTGTATTTCATCGGGCACGATGCGCGCATGCCACAGCACCTGCGCCAGGAAATGTTGAAATGGGGATATCCTAAAGATGAATACACCGATAACGGTCACTGGTCTCCGCAGTTATATGTAAGGGAAGTACGCCGCATGATCGGAGACTATGTAATGACGCAAGCCAATTGCGAAGGAAAGGAAACGGTAACAGATGGCGTAGGTATGGCGGCTTATACAATGGACTCACATAACTGTCAGCGTATAGTCGTAAACGGTATGGTGAAGAATGAAGGCGATGTACAGATAGGTGGCTTTGGTCCTTATCCCATTTCGTACCGGTCCATCATCCCGAAAGCGACCGATTGTAAAAACCTGCTGGTACCTGTTTGCCTGTCGGCCACCCACATCGCCTATGGCTCCATCCGGATGGAACCGGTGTTTATGGTGCTGGGTCAATCTGCTGCCACAGCAGCGGTAGAGGCTATTGAGCATCATTCATCCGTACAGGATGTGCCCATTAAAAAAGTGCGGGAACGACTCACCTCCAACCCGCTGGCAGATAACAGCATCCCCGAAATACTGGTGGATAATGACGATGCCGCGCACGTAACCATCACCGGCGACTGGAAAAAGGACAAAAGAGGAAGCTACGGTCCCTCTATGTTTACAGATAATAGTAAGGGCAGTGTGGCAAAGTCGATCCGCTTCTCTCCGGAAATTATCCGGAATGGAACCTATCACATTTACTCCTATGTACCAAAGGTGGCTAACCTGTCCGGTACCACCCTGGTGAAGATCTTTGACGGTAAAAAGGTTAATGAGGTAAAGATAACAGCGGATGCTATCCGGGTAGAAGGACAAACTTCCGGTGAATGGGTAGACCTGGGCGCCTATCGTTTATCAAAAGGCCAAAAAGCCTACGTAGAAGTAAATAATGATAAGGCGGACGGTGTTGTAGTGGCAGATGCGATGCTGTTTATCGCTAAATAA
- a CDS encoding RNA polymerase sigma-70 factor, which translates to MSIRAVHNEYVLLELVAKGDQQAFEDLFHAYHQQLAEYIFRLTESQEMTEDIVQDVFIKLWMKRETLPGLNNFIHYLFILSRNHTFNCLRKKANQEVRHREWARQFEEETYMNTAPENDYSTLIETAVSKLPPQQQKVYLLSRHQRLKHEEIAAQLGISAETSKKHIKLALRAITQYVHQHMDTVILLILLSIFANRYTPFCGQPALFL; encoded by the coding sequence TTGTCTATAAGAGCCGTCCATAACGAATACGTATTGCTTGAACTGGTGGCCAAAGGTGACCAGCAAGCTTTTGAGGACCTTTTCCATGCGTATCATCAGCAATTGGCGGAATATATATTCCGGCTTACCGAATCGCAGGAAATGACCGAAGATATTGTACAGGATGTTTTCATCAAGCTATGGATGAAACGGGAAACATTGCCGGGGCTCAACAATTTTATCCACTACCTGTTCATTCTCAGCAGGAACCATACTTTTAATTGTCTGCGTAAAAAGGCTAACCAGGAAGTGCGTCACCGGGAATGGGCCAGGCAGTTTGAAGAAGAGACATATATGAATACCGCTCCGGAAAATGACTATAGCACACTCATAGAAACAGCCGTGAGCAAGCTGCCACCCCAGCAGCAGAAGGTGTATTTACTGAGCAGGCATCAACGTTTAAAACATGAGGAAATAGCAGCGCAGCTGGGTATTTCTGCAGAAACCTCCAAAAAACACATCAAACTGGCCCTGCGCGCCATTACCCAATATGTGCATCAGCATATGGATACGGTTATATTATTGATACTTCTGTCCATTTTTGCAAATAGGTATACGCCGTTTTGCGGACAACCTGCCCTCTTTTTATAA
- a CDS encoding FecR domain-containing protein codes for MSDKRLTYLFFQYFNKTIAAEELDELMLLLNDPVNEQRVKVLMEETYQVFEPGKRVLDDVQSKQLFTRILAHSEPVVKELPVGRRRTMWWRMTAAAAVLLLFSAGFYWWSADRSQPSVATADNRTDVLPGGSKATLLLADGSTITLDSTGNQVIKQGNATINQYNGRLQYTGNNTATVSYNTLATPLGGQFRITLPDGSNVWLNSASSLRYPTAFAGKERVVELHGQGYFEIAQNANQPFKVRVLPEQGQHTLGEEKGPEKQPMEVQVLGTHFDIMAYADESTVKTTLLEGAVKVKQGITQATLEPGQQAVLNNASNALFVQAADINQVIAWKTGFFEFANTDLATIMRQVARWYDVEVVFRNKHPSEQFFGRVSRNMPLSHILRLLEENGLHFSMEGKKVTVL; via the coding sequence ATGTCAGATAAAAGACTGACCTATTTATTTTTTCAATATTTCAATAAGACAATCGCAGCGGAAGAGTTGGATGAATTGATGTTGTTGTTAAATGATCCGGTAAATGAACAGCGGGTGAAAGTGCTGATGGAAGAGACCTACCAGGTGTTTGAACCTGGAAAGCGGGTGTTGGATGATGTACAGAGCAAACAATTATTTACCCGGATACTGGCCCATAGTGAACCTGTTGTAAAGGAATTGCCTGTTGGCCGACGTCGCACAATGTGGTGGCGTATGACAGCGGCAGCAGCCGTGCTGCTCCTGTTTTCTGCGGGATTTTATTGGTGGTCTGCCGACAGGTCGCAGCCATCGGTTGCTACAGCAGATAACAGGACCGATGTGTTGCCGGGTGGCAGTAAAGCTACCCTGCTACTGGCAGATGGGTCCACCATAACGCTCGACAGTACCGGTAACCAGGTGATTAAGCAGGGCAACGCCACTATCAATCAGTATAATGGGCGCTTGCAATACACCGGTAATAATACGGCAACAGTGAGCTACAACACCCTTGCCACTCCGCTGGGCGGCCAGTTTCGCATCACCTTACCGGATGGAAGTAATGTGTGGCTGAATTCCGCCTCTTCTCTCCGGTATCCTACTGCCTTTGCAGGAAAAGAGCGGGTAGTGGAGTTGCACGGCCAGGGATATTTTGAAATAGCACAAAATGCCAATCAGCCTTTTAAGGTAAGGGTATTACCGGAACAGGGACAACATACGCTGGGAGAAGAAAAGGGACCTGAAAAGCAGCCGATGGAGGTGCAGGTATTAGGTACCCACTTCGACATTATGGCTTATGCAGATGAAAGTACCGTAAAAACCACCCTGCTGGAAGGCGCAGTAAAAGTAAAACAAGGCATTACCCAGGCCACCCTGGAGCCGGGCCAGCAGGCTGTATTAAACAATGCCAGCAATGCACTGTTTGTTCAGGCAGCCGATATCAACCAGGTGATTGCCTGGAAAACAGGATTTTTTGAATTTGCCAATACAGACCTGGCCACTATTATGCGTCAGGTAGCCCGGTGGTATGATGTAGAGGTGGTGTTCCGCAACAAACATCCTTCGGAACAATTCTTCGGACGTGTCAGCCGGAACATGCCACTATCACACATCCTGCGCCTGCTGGAAGAAAATGGGCTTCATTTCAGTATGGAAGGAAAAAAGGTAACCGTTCTTTAA
- a CDS encoding TonB-dependent receptor → MQMKLTTFLLFAACLHISAAGLSQDVTLAVKDAPLRKVLLEISRQTGVSIVANETLFVGTQPVTINVKELSLREVLDICLKNQPVGYTIENNNIIIKNTSPGRSPAPPAAAKDTVIPVSGVVTDSTGVPIPGVTVLVKDTRSGTQTDASGRFTLSLSPGRTLVFSYTGYLSQEVAVGSRTSLHINLMTDIKSLESVVVIGYGTKRKQSLTGAISVVNADVIKSRPITNAVAALQGQVPGLVVQRSSGQPGSEGFDLNVRGYSSTNGGNSPLVLIDGIAGSFDLLNPDDIESITVLKDASASIYGARAANGVMLVTTKRGKKGTPSINYSNNFAVSKLTGMMKSPTNYEMAVMDNEANIHNSSAPMYTQDMLQKILSNDSNPIPHPLYGGWMLFFTNTDWKNAVFENGFQQKHSLNVSGGGNNSSYYLSGSYSNQAGVVRYANDNNRRYNLRMNYNYDFFKWLRLESKVSFEDQRRTDIGGMGGWNITEAIFGMPNHPVYTPDGKFFAQGGWGNAVAQAKEGATATFNTRNINTNFKLIADITSDLKLNLQAGINYQTGKDEDIAKAVPLYNWDGGLAYYGIASSPELGSLTLTSREAKYRNFTGYLEYNKNFGKHELNVMAGMAHEENDDSWFSAYRDHFVTADLWSMNLGGTQNMKNDSRGTQWAISSAFSRVSYSFDNKYLLEANFRYDGSSRFQQATRWGLFPGVSAAWRLSEENFIKESGLFNDLKLRASYGQTGNQEGVGLYDYIQLLNISGPYPLGPGGQNQSAALAGMVSLNRTWETLINRNIGIDASVLASRLNFSFDYFVKTNKDLLIPVTYPSLLGATAPYSNSGELKTWGFEASLGWKDKIGKLDYSARVIISDAQNKIVNYGGADTYVPGLNMIREGYPINTYFAYVFDGLIRDQKQLDEYKKLDGVPSDIGIGDAMFKDVNGDGKISPYSDKAGSDGDVVNVGSITPRYSYGVNLNAKYRNFDVGIFLQGVGKRVMFREGEYAMPWSDWWRQPPEFYYGQTWNEDRPDAAYPRLTHGNIRTWNYQPSTLQEINAAYVRLKNLTVGYSLPAPVLQRVSIAQARIYFSGQDLAEIHHVKGGWDPESSQNGFNYPFQRLYSFGLDITF, encoded by the coding sequence ATGCAGATGAAATTGACCACCTTCCTTTTATTCGCTGCCTGCTTACATATCAGTGCAGCCGGATTATCACAGGATGTAACACTTGCCGTAAAGGATGCGCCGCTTCGCAAGGTACTTCTGGAAATTTCCAGGCAAACAGGTGTTTCCATCGTTGCCAATGAAACATTATTTGTCGGTACGCAGCCAGTTACAATCAATGTTAAGGAACTGTCTCTCCGCGAGGTGCTGGATATATGCTTAAAGAACCAGCCTGTCGGTTACACGATAGAGAACAATAATATCATCATTAAAAATACTTCCCCGGGCCGGTCACCGGCCCCACCTGCCGCTGCTAAAGACACCGTGATACCTGTGTCGGGCGTAGTAACAGATTCCACAGGCGTGCCTATACCAGGTGTAACGGTATTGGTAAAAGATACCAGGTCGGGTACACAAACAGATGCCAGCGGAAGATTTACCCTGTCACTATCGCCGGGGCGTACACTGGTATTTTCATATACCGGTTATCTGTCACAGGAAGTGGCGGTAGGTAGCCGCACCAGCCTGCATATCAATTTAATGACCGACATCAAATCACTGGAAAGCGTAGTGGTAATTGGTTATGGTACCAAAAGAAAACAAAGCCTCACAGGCGCCATTTCTGTGGTGAATGCCGACGTAATCAAATCGCGGCCTATTACCAACGCAGTAGCAGCCTTACAGGGTCAGGTACCCGGCCTCGTTGTGCAAAGATCATCCGGACAACCCGGTAGTGAAGGATTTGATCTGAATGTAAGGGGATATTCATCTACCAACGGTGGTAATTCCCCGCTGGTACTGATAGATGGTATTGCTGGCAGCTTTGATCTTTTGAACCCTGATGATATAGAATCCATCACCGTATTAAAAGATGCTTCTGCTTCCATCTATGGCGCACGGGCGGCTAACGGCGTTATGCTGGTCACCACCAAAAGAGGAAAAAAAGGTACCCCCAGTATCAATTACAGTAACAATTTCGCTGTTTCAAAATTAACGGGCATGATGAAAAGCCCTACCAACTACGAAATGGCGGTGATGGATAACGAAGCTAATATTCACAACAGCTCCGCACCTATGTACACGCAGGATATGCTGCAAAAAATATTGAGCAACGATTCTAACCCCATTCCCCATCCTTTGTATGGTGGCTGGATGCTTTTCTTTACCAATACCGATTGGAAAAATGCCGTGTTTGAAAACGGTTTTCAGCAGAAGCACAGCCTGAATGTTTCCGGCGGCGGCAATAATTCGAGTTATTATTTGTCGGGCAGCTACAGTAACCAGGCGGGCGTTGTAAGATATGCGAATGATAACAACCGCCGTTACAACCTGCGGATGAATTATAACTACGATTTCTTTAAATGGTTAAGGCTGGAATCAAAAGTTTCTTTTGAAGATCAGCGACGCACAGATATCGGTGGCATGGGAGGATGGAATATTACCGAAGCTATTTTCGGAATGCCCAATCACCCCGTTTATACACCGGACGGTAAATTCTTCGCCCAGGGTGGATGGGGTAACGCTGTAGCACAGGCCAAAGAGGGCGCTACCGCTACTTTTAATACGCGGAACATCAATACCAATTTCAAATTAATCGCTGATATTACCTCCGACCTGAAACTCAACCTGCAAGCGGGCATTAACTACCAGACCGGTAAAGACGAGGATATTGCCAAAGCAGTACCCCTTTACAACTGGGACGGAGGCCTTGCCTACTATGGTATTGCCAGCAGTCCGGAGCTGGGTTCCCTTACACTTACAAGCAGGGAAGCAAAGTACCGGAACTTCACAGGCTATCTTGAGTACAATAAGAACTTTGGAAAACATGAGCTGAATGTGATGGCCGGTATGGCGCATGAAGAAAACGATGACAGCTGGTTTAGCGCCTACAGGGATCATTTTGTAACAGCGGATCTGTGGTCCATGAACCTCGGTGGTACCCAGAATATGAAGAATGATAGCCGCGGAACCCAATGGGCTATCAGCTCTGCATTTTCCAGGGTCAGCTATAGCTTCGATAATAAATACCTGCTGGAAGCCAATTTCCGGTATGATGGCAGTTCCAGGTTTCAGCAGGCAACACGATGGGGGTTGTTTCCCGGCGTTTCAGCGGCCTGGCGTTTGTCTGAAGAAAATTTCATAAAAGAGTCAGGTTTATTCAACGACCTGAAGTTAAGGGCCTCCTACGGCCAAACCGGCAACCAGGAAGGCGTAGGATTGTATGATTATATCCAGCTCCTGAATATCAGTGGTCCATATCCTTTGGGTCCGGGCGGGCAGAATCAATCTGCTGCACTCGCAGGCATGGTGTCATTAAACAGAACCTGGGAAACACTGATCAACCGCAACATCGGTATAGATGCTTCCGTACTGGCATCCAGGCTGAACTTCTCTTTCGATTACTTTGTAAAAACCAATAAGGACCTGTTGATACCGGTTACTTATCCTTCCCTTTTGGGCGCTACTGCTCCTTACTCCAATTCCGGAGAGTTAAAAACCTGGGGTTTTGAAGCTTCCCTGGGATGGAAAGATAAAATCGGAAAACTGGATTATTCTGCCCGCGTGATCATCAGCGATGCACAGAATAAGATTGTAAACTACGGCGGTGCAGATACTTATGTACCCGGACTGAATATGATCAGGGAAGGCTACCCGATCAACACCTATTTCGCCTATGTTTTTGATGGCCTTATCCGTGATCAGAAACAGCTGGACGAATATAAAAAACTGGATGGCGTGCCTTCGGATATTGGTATAGGTGATGCGATGTTTAAAGATGTGAATGGTGATGGAAAGATCAGCCCTTACAGCGATAAAGCCGGCAGCGATGGTGATGTGGTGAATGTAGGTAGCATTACTCCCCGTTACAGCTACGGTGTAAACCTGAATGCAAAGTACCGGAATTTTGATGTGGGTATCTTCCTGCAGGGTGTTGGTAAAAGGGTGATGTTCAGGGAAGGTGAATACGCCATGCCATGGAGTGATTGGTGGAGACAACCACCTGAATTTTATTATGGTCAGACATGGAATGAAGACCGCCCTGACGCCGCCTATCCAAGGCTCACGCATGGTAATATCAGAACCTGGAATTACCAACCTTCTACGCTCCAGGAAATCAATGCTGCTTATGTAAGATTGAAAAACCTGACCGTTGGTTATTCCCTGCCGGCACCAGTGCTGCAAAGGGTTTCCATCGCGCAGGCACGTATCTATTTCAGCGGTCAGGATCTGGCAGAAATCCATCATGTAAAAGGTGGATGGGACCCGGAATCATCGCAGAATGGTTTTAATTATCCATTCCAGCGTTTGTATTCTTTTGGCCTTGACATAACCTTTTGA
- a CDS encoding RagB/SusD family nutrient uptake outer membrane protein: MKILLNIYKYLPIVLLLGGCQKSLNLTPKDQISDASFWQRPEDFELAATDFYYGLREVPSTGSNNADTRYVDNNADISFGSGANAVSNGSFLPQATSPIWDIAYKQIRGTNYLLAKAQESGLGTALDRWVGEALFFRAYNYYRLLLAFGGVPKIDKVLEVTSPELYTPKASQKEIMDFLLGDLESAIDKLPKQSDLGEAEIGRVTQGAALALRARAALYMGTWARYHNEGDAAKYIDIAIDAADKVITSGEYGLYEGKGADSYKYLFILQGDDSREVILARRYYANRITHNWTRELWFNAMVPTKNLADMYLSKDGLPTTKSSLFQGYSTLTSEFQDRDPRMAMTFIVPGSTIFFEGGIWQPTFPGFTGTNATRTGYMLRKFLDETIEAATFLGAYDFKEFRYGEVLLILAEALYEKNGAILDQDLNRTINVLRKRVNMPALTNAFVSANGLNMLDEIRRERTVELAFEGFRRDDLRRWKTAETTMPQAIRGVKFTGTAYQQRYPDLRIGTDIQVDNNGFIIAEPAASRHFLPKHYLDPLPLQQIQLSHQTLVQNTGW; the protein is encoded by the coding sequence ATGAAAATATTGCTCAATATATATAAATACCTCCCGATTGTTTTGCTGCTGGGAGGCTGTCAGAAATCGCTGAACCTTACACCAAAAGATCAGATATCAGACGCCTCTTTCTGGCAAAGACCGGAAGATTTCGAGTTAGCGGCTACCGATTTTTATTATGGTTTGCGGGAAGTGCCGTCCACCGGAAGTAATAATGCCGATACCCGTTATGTAGATAACAATGCCGATATCTCTTTCGGTTCAGGCGCGAATGCTGTCAGCAATGGATCTTTCCTGCCGCAGGCCACGTCACCGATATGGGATATTGCATATAAACAGATCAGGGGAACAAATTACCTGCTGGCAAAAGCACAGGAATCAGGCTTAGGCACTGCATTGGATCGCTGGGTGGGAGAAGCTCTGTTCTTCAGGGCTTACAATTATTATAGGTTGCTGTTAGCTTTTGGCGGTGTTCCAAAAATAGATAAAGTACTGGAAGTCACTTCGCCGGAACTATACACACCAAAGGCCTCGCAAAAGGAGATCATGGATTTCCTGCTGGGTGATCTGGAAAGCGCCATCGATAAACTACCGAAACAAAGTGATCTGGGAGAAGCTGAAATAGGAAGGGTTACACAGGGCGCTGCACTGGCGCTGAGAGCCAGGGCTGCTCTTTATATGGGCACCTGGGCCAGGTATCACAATGAAGGCGATGCCGCCAAATATATTGACATCGCTATTGATGCAGCAGATAAAGTAATCACCTCCGGTGAATATGGATTGTATGAAGGTAAGGGAGCAGACAGCTATAAATATCTTTTTATCCTCCAGGGAGATGACAGCCGGGAAGTGATTCTTGCAAGAAGATATTATGCCAACAGGATTACGCATAACTGGACCCGTGAACTCTGGTTTAATGCGATGGTACCCACCAAGAACCTGGCAGACATGTATCTTTCGAAAGATGGGTTACCGACAACAAAATCTTCTTTATTCCAGGGATATAGCACCCTTACCAGTGAGTTCCAGGACCGCGATCCCCGTATGGCCATGACCTTTATTGTGCCGGGAAGCACCATCTTCTTTGAAGGCGGTATCTGGCAGCCTACTTTTCCGGGCTTTACCGGAACAAATGCCACCCGCACCGGTTATATGTTACGGAAATTCCTCGATGAAACCATTGAAGCAGCTACTTTCCTGGGTGCCTATGATTTTAAGGAATTCCGCTATGGAGAAGTACTGCTGATACTGGCGGAAGCGTTGTATGAAAAGAACGGCGCCATCCTGGATCAGGATCTTAACCGCACCATTAATGTGTTGCGGAAAAGAGTAAACATGCCGGCCCTGACCAATGCTTTTGTGTCGGCCAATGGATTAAATATGCTTGATGAAATACGGCGGGAACGCACGGTGGAACTGGCTTTTGAAGGATTCAGAAGAGATGATCTCAGGCGTTGGAAAACTGCGGAAACCACTATGCCACAAGCTATCAGGGGTGTTAAGTTCACGGGTACCGCCTACCAGCAACGATATCCTGATCTCCGGATTGGCACAGACATACAAGTGGATAACAACGGATTTATCATTGCGGAGCCTGCGGCATCACGGCACTTCCTGCCCAAACATTATCTGGACCCGCTGCCATTGCAACAGATCCAGTTATCACATCAAACACTCGTACAAAATACCGGTTGGTAA
- a CDS encoding glycoside hydrolase domain-containing protein, with amino-acid sequence MKKIALICSLAGFFSMTSFAQHKGQVDAARLPVLSGHYAPEYTFDKTVDEQAWTATKPGLNVSFGSTDKLFFRTEVPVQQASQSWEATGWKGERLNTQILVWATDTLQQVRFNVSDLVNADGKTISSGQVKLNMIRYVLSNYPYAAKDVVCGESPYKDGFLMPDRFEPFERFEVPGKTVRPVWLSLDVPSNTAPGSYTGTVTVNTTKHTATLQVKINVQNQLLPTPHDWGYRLDLWQNPWAVASYNHLKPWSEEHKVLLKQHMQLYADAGGKYITTYGVHSPWSDNSYRLEEGMIAWIKEKNGDWKFDYSIFDEYVEMSMKMGIDKAITVYTPVPWGNRFRYLDAATGNYVYESWAPGTAKYQENFHVFLTDFKKHLEQKGWFGKTYLGINENELQQTLDAIKVIKAHSSAWRITYAGNWHKELDTLLDDYSYLYGEEPSQKEQAQRSARGASTTVYVCCNPPFPNNFVFSPPIEGRWISWYAASRGYDGFLRWAYDAWPEDPMRDARHGTWAAGDCFMIYPGGNSCIRFEKMREGIVDFEKIQILKKLAASSKDKEVKKLWQDFTQHLKIFSNEHAYVEEKITGDVDKGRSMMETLSNKLAR; translated from the coding sequence ATGAAGAAAATAGCACTGATTTGTAGCCTGGCAGGTTTCTTTTCAATGACGTCGTTTGCGCAGCATAAAGGACAGGTGGACGCTGCCCGTTTGCCGGTATTAAGTGGACATTATGCACCGGAATATACGTTTGATAAAACCGTAGATGAACAGGCATGGACAGCCACCAAGCCAGGATTAAATGTTTCCTTCGGTTCAACAGATAAACTTTTCTTCAGAACTGAAGTGCCCGTACAGCAGGCATCCCAGTCCTGGGAAGCCACCGGCTGGAAAGGAGAAAGACTCAACACACAAATACTGGTATGGGCCACAGACACCCTGCAACAGGTGCGCTTTAATGTAAGCGACCTGGTAAATGCCGATGGGAAAACGATCAGCAGCGGACAGGTAAAGCTCAACATGATACGGTATGTATTATCTAACTATCCTTATGCAGCAAAAGATGTTGTATGTGGCGAGTCGCCCTATAAAGACGGTTTCCTGATGCCCGACAGGTTTGAGCCCTTTGAACGTTTTGAAGTACCCGGTAAAACGGTAAGACCGGTATGGCTATCACTGGATGTGCCGTCGAATACAGCGCCGGGTTCCTATACAGGCACCGTCACCGTAAATACAACAAAGCATACCGCCACCTTACAGGTAAAAATTAATGTACAGAATCAGCTGCTGCCGACGCCGCACGACTGGGGATACCGGCTTGACCTGTGGCAGAATCCATGGGCAGTAGCATCTTATAATCATCTGAAGCCCTGGTCTGAAGAACATAAAGTACTGCTGAAACAACATATGCAGTTATACGCCGATGCCGGTGGAAAATATATTACCACCTACGGTGTGCATTCTCCCTGGTCCGATAACTCTTACCGTTTGGAAGAAGGCATGATCGCCTGGATAAAAGAAAAGAACGGCGACTGGAAATTTGATTACAGCATTTTTGATGAATATGTGGAGATGTCGATGAAGATGGGAATTGATAAGGCCATCACTGTATACACGCCAGTACCCTGGGGCAACAGGTTCCGCTACCTCGATGCTGCCACCGGTAATTATGTGTATGAATCATGGGCACCCGGCACTGCAAAATACCAGGAAAACTTTCACGTGTTCCTAACCGATTTTAAAAAGCACCTGGAACAAAAAGGATGGTTTGGAAAAACATACCTGGGCATTAATGAAAATGAATTGCAGCAAACACTGGACGCGATAAAAGTGATTAAGGCGCATTCATCTGCATGGCGCATTACTTATGCGGGCAACTGGCATAAGGAACTGGATACCCTCCTGGATGACTATTCCTACCTGTATGGCGAAGAACCCAGTCAGAAAGAGCAGGCGCAACGTTCCGCCAGGGGCGCTTCTACCACTGTTTATGTTTGCTGTAATCCGCCTTTCCCCAATAACTTCGTTTTTTCTCCACCCATAGAAGGCAGGTGGATCAGCTGGTATGCAGCTTCACGTGGCTATGACGGCTTTCTTCGCTGGGCATATGATGCATGGCCGGAAGATCCGATGAGAGATGCCCGTCATGGTACCTGGGCTGCCGGCGATTGCTTCATGATTTACCCCGGCGGCAACAGCTGCATCCGTTTTGAAAAGATGCGGGAAGGGATCGTGGATTTTGAAAAGATACAGATCTTAAAAAAACTGGCTGCATCATCCAAAGACAAAGAAGTAAAAAAACTGTGGCAGGACTTTACACAACATTTGAAAATCTTCAGCAACGAACATGCTTATGTAGAAGAAAAAATTACGGGTGATGTGGATAAAGGAAGAAGTATGATGGAAACATTAAGTAATAAACTGGCCCGTTGA